One segment of Trachemys scripta elegans isolate TJP31775 chromosome 1, CAS_Tse_1.0, whole genome shotgun sequence DNA contains the following:
- the LOC117887151 gene encoding kinetochore protein NDC80 homolog gives MKRSSSSSGSNGRASLLPIRVQDASRAGLYTPQTTERSKLSISKYTGGSEGKTSFSVKRTSGSGASRNTPWGFFTGTEKLKDPRPLHDKTYIQQCIRQLCEFLVENGYAQNVSVKSLQTPSTKDFFRIFAFIYAFLCPSYELPDSKIEEEIPKVFKELGYPFPLPKSSMYTVGVPHVWPQVAAALVWLIDCVKIYSVMRGNSDALVDAQCWSGETEDEMVVNKLLMEYTEKCYDHFMNGGDAFEEMDAELQAKLNKVFKVDHSKVKTLEAENKRLNEEIAKLERERESEPDRLETLRKLKASLQADVEKYQAYVTNLESHSAVLDQKIRSLTEACEASELEVEMMKQENARLQHTVDNQLYTAVDIERINHEKDELQQTINKLTKELETERQQLWAEELKYARGKESIEAQLDDYHKLARKLKLIPAGMENSRGHDFEIKFNPEDGPHSLSKYRRQINVPLMQIIDETEEAISKASNKKIILEDSLEQLNVVIAEKKSNIKLLKDEAQKLDDHHQQKLKVAEEEEEKSAAELQALEMHKNLIEAGVNEGLNEAMNELHEIQKKHQIAVRTTNEEKMQLLDKLYRVLEMVAFHVGSVEKYLAEHNAKADTVFEEFMSEDLLDNLKQILAKYKSKANAL, from the exons GACAAGTGGTTCTGGAGCGTCGCGAAATACTCCATGGGGCTTTTTTACTGGCACAGAAAAGTTAAAGGATCCCAGGCCACTTCATGATAAGACTTACATCCAGCAGTGCATCCGACAGCTCTGCGAG TTTCTTGTGGAGAATGGCTATGCCCAGAATGTGTCTGTGAAATCTCTCCAAACTCCATCTACTAAGGACTTTTTCAGGATTTTTGCTTTTATATATGCTTTTTTGTGCCCTTCTTATGAACTTCCTGATTCTAAAATTGAAGAGGAGATCCCAAAAGTCTTTAAAGAACTTGG ATATCCCTTCCCATTGCCCAAAAGCTCCATGTACACCGTGGGTGTGCCACATGTCTGGCCTCAGGTTGCCGCTGCACTAGTGTGGTTAATAGACTGCGTCAAG ATCTACAGTGTCATGAGAGGAAACTCAGATGCTCTTGTCGATGCTCAGTGCTGGTCAGGAGAGACTGAAGATGAAATGGTAGTTAATAAG CTACTTATGGAGTACACTGAGAAGTGTTATGATCATTTCATGAATGGAGGAGATGCTTTTGAAGAGATGGATGCAGAACTGCAGGCAAAACTAA ACAAAGTGTTTAAAGTCGACCATTCCAAAGTGAAGACCTTAGAAGCAGAGAACAAAAGGTTGAATGAAGAGATtgcaaagctagagagagagagggaaagtgagCCG GATCGTCTAGAAACGCTGAGGAAGCTGAAAGCTTCGCTGCAAGCTGATGTTGAAAAATATCAGGCTTACGTGACTAATCTGGAATCTCATTCAGCTGTCCTGGATCAGAAAATACGTAGCCTCACTGAGGCGTGTGAGGCATCAG AATTGGAAGTTGAAATGATGAAGCAGGAAAATGCCCGGCTGCAGCACACTGTTGATAATCAGCTTTACACAGCTGTAGACATCGAGAGAATAAACCATGAGAAAGATGAGCTTCAGCAAACTATCAACAAGCTTACCAAGGAGCTAGAGACAGAACGGCAGCAGCTGTGGGCTGAGGAGCTAAAATATGCAAGAGGCAAAGAGTCA ATTGAAGCACAGCTGGATGATTATCACAAACTGGCTCGGAAGCTGAAGCTAATCCCAGCAGGCATGGAAAATTCCAGAGGCCACGATTTTGAGATTAAGTTTAACCCGGAGGATGGACCCCATTCTCTCTCCAAATACAGAAGGCAGATCAAC GTTCCGCTTATGCAGATAATAGATGAGACTGAAGAGGCAATAAGTAAAGCTAGTAACAAGAAAATCATTTTAGAGGATTCCTTAGAACAG TTGAATGTGGTGATAGCAGAGAAGAAAAGCAACATAAAACTGCTGAAAGACGAAGCCCAAAAGCTGGATGACCATCACCAGCAGAAGCTCAAG GTGgctgaagaagaagaggaaaaaagtgCAGCTGAACTGCAAGCTCTAGAGATGCATAAAAACCTAATTGAGGCTGGAGTCAACGAGGGCCTCAATGAAGCTATGAATGAGCTACACGAAATTCAGAAGAA ACACCAGATTGCTGTGAGGACAACAAATGAAGAGAAAATGCAACTGCTTGATAAGTTGTACCGTGTCCTGGAGATGGTGGCTTTTCATGTAGGGTCTGTAGAG AAATACCTGGCTGAGCATAATGCAAAAGCTGATACAGTGTTTGAAGAATTTATGTCTGAAGACCTCTTGGATAACCTGAAACAAATCCTAGCCAAATATAAAAGTAAAGCTAATGCTCTATAA
- the GTPBP8 gene encoding GTP-binding protein 8 isoform X2 — translation MLQLQRMRRLAGANCLLRRHSTTWRSSTKNASFSEVLQLEDKKLTGVVFPLQGLEKYLASNVNTASFRTFNPGLDDIHRAEALFKPSGRHTIDYFSSAVRMDHAPQLSQPEGHTKKMNFFKVGKYFTLVDMPGYGYRAPQDFADMVEAYLQERQNLKRTFLLVDSLVGFQKADHIAIEMLEEFGIPYVFVLTKIDKAPKGLLIKNVLEIQDFAEKHTQGCFPQLFPVSSIEYSGIHLLRCFIAHVTGNLPMMNS, via the exons ATGCTCCAGCTACAGAGGATGAGGAGGCTTGCGGGGGCAAACTGCCTGCTCCGGAGACACAGCACTACTTGGAGGAGCTCTACCAAAAATGCATCGTTTTCGGAAGTGCTGCAGCTGGAGGATAAAAAGCTCACTGGTGTAGTTTTCCCTCTCCAGGGTCTAGAGAAGTATCTAGCCTCGAACGTGAACACTGCAAGCTTCCGGACTTTCAACCCCGGCCTGGATGACATCCACAGGGCAGAGGCGCTTTTCAAACCCTCGGGCAGACACACGATTGATTATTTCAGTTCTGCTGTCCGCATGGACCATGCACCACAGCTGTCACAGCCTGAG GGCCACACAAAGAAAATGAATTTCTTCAAAGTGGGGAAATACTTTACGTTGGTGGACATGCCAGGCTATGGCTACCGAGCCCCGCAAGACTTTGCTGACATGGTGGAGGCCTATTTACAAGAGCGTCAGAA CTTGAAGAGGACGTTCTTATTAGTGGACAGCTTGGTAGGATTTCAGAAAGCAGACCACATTGCCATAGAAATGTTGGAAGAGTTTGGGATCCCTTACGTT TTTGTGTTAACCAAAATCGACAAAGCTCCCAAGGGACTGTTGATTAAAAATGTCCTGGAGATCCAAGACTTCGCAGAGAAACACACTCAGGGGTGCTTTCCTCAACTCTTCCCAGTCAG TTCCATAGAGTATTCTGGCATCCACCTGCTGAGGTGTTTTATAGCCCATGTTACAGGAAACCTTCCCATGATGAATTCTTGA
- the GTPBP8 gene encoding GTP-binding protein 8 isoform X1 encodes MLQLQRMRRLAGANCLLRRHSTTWRSSTKNASFSEVLQLEDKKLTGVVFPLQGLEKYLASNVNTASFRTFNPGLDDIHRAEALFKPSGRHTIDYFSSAVRMDHAPQLSQPEVCFVGRSNVGKSSLIKALFSLAPDVEVRVSKTPGHTKKMNFFKVGKYFTLVDMPGYGYRAPQDFADMVEAYLQERQNLKRTFLLVDSLVGFQKADHIAIEMLEEFGIPYVFVLTKIDKAPKGLLIKNVLEIQDFAEKHTQGCFPQLFPVSSIEYSGIHLLRCFIAHVTGNLPMMNS; translated from the exons ATGCTCCAGCTACAGAGGATGAGGAGGCTTGCGGGGGCAAACTGCCTGCTCCGGAGACACAGCACTACTTGGAGGAGCTCTACCAAAAATGCATCGTTTTCGGAAGTGCTGCAGCTGGAGGATAAAAAGCTCACTGGTGTAGTTTTCCCTCTCCAGGGTCTAGAGAAGTATCTAGCCTCGAACGTGAACACTGCAAGCTTCCGGACTTTCAACCCCGGCCTGGATGACATCCACAGGGCAGAGGCGCTTTTCAAACCCTCGGGCAGACACACGATTGATTATTTCAGTTCTGCTGTCCGCATGGACCATGCACCACAGCTGTCACAGCCTGAG GTGTGCTTTGTGGGCAGAAGCAATGTTGGGAAATCCTCCTTAATAAAGGCCTTGTTTTCATTGGCTCCCGATGTTGAAGTCCGAGTGTCAAAAACTCCA GGCCACACAAAGAAAATGAATTTCTTCAAAGTGGGGAAATACTTTACGTTGGTGGACATGCCAGGCTATGGCTACCGAGCCCCGCAAGACTTTGCTGACATGGTGGAGGCCTATTTACAAGAGCGTCAGAA CTTGAAGAGGACGTTCTTATTAGTGGACAGCTTGGTAGGATTTCAGAAAGCAGACCACATTGCCATAGAAATGTTGGAAGAGTTTGGGATCCCTTACGTT TTTGTGTTAACCAAAATCGACAAAGCTCCCAAGGGACTGTTGATTAAAAATGTCCTGGAGATCCAAGACTTCGCAGAGAAACACACTCAGGGGTGCTTTCCTCAACTCTTCCCAGTCAG TTCCATAGAGTATTCTGGCATCCACCTGCTGAGGTGTTTTATAGCCCATGTTACAGGAAACCTTCCCATGATGAATTCTTGA